From one Lycium ferocissimum isolate CSIRO_LF1 chromosome 7, AGI_CSIRO_Lferr_CH_V1, whole genome shotgun sequence genomic stretch:
- the LOC132062795 gene encoding uncharacterized protein LOC132062795, with amino-acid sequence MALRIHILYPNHFPAQSTNSKTNWTPSMYTLKNQPKFHKISCTNNDDMSDLELALDFATEVGKMNTQMLQKQEALKKSKELLFVEFCNYTGLKSDEMKKKWKKFSDEEKWVLIKSFVLEWSAHFHPLSARSVKELVDEYLVENTTHSSSSSSSFFPGLKKLMGFSQDDDE; translated from the coding sequence ATGGCTTTGAGAATTCATATTCTTTACCCAAATCATTTCCCTGCACAATCCACAAACTCCAAAACCAATTGGACCCCTTCCATGTATACCCTCAAGAATCAACCCAAGTTTCACAAAATCTCATGCACCAACAACGACGACATGAGTGATTTAGAACTGGCTTTAGATTTTGCAACAGAGGTTGGAAAGATGAACACCCAGATGTTACAGAAACAGGAAGCACTTAAGAAAAGTAAAGAGCTATTGTTTGTGGAGTTTTGCAACTACACGGGCTTGAAATCtgatgaaatgaagaagaaatggaagaaatttaGTGATGAGGAAAAATGGGTTTTgattaaaagttttgttttagaATGGAGTGCCCATTTTCATCCATTATCTGCTAGGTCTGTTAAAGAATTGGTTGATGAGTACTTGGTTGAAAACACTACTcactcctcttcttcttcttcttcttttttccctgGTCTCAAAAAATTGATGGGGTTTTCTCAGGATGATGATGAATAG
- the LOC132064758 gene encoding glutamyl-tRNA reductase 1, chloroplastic-like, translating to MAVASGFATSFAVSETGGSFNCDNLSSTSTPSSVDCFRHQVRFFGSGRRIKPLVYWTKSHSLRPRCEVASNSVVNNGEKEFKRSSLSALELLKTSAADRYSKMSSSIMVIGLNIHTTPVEMREKLSIPEAQWPQAIRELCSLNHIEEAAVLSTCNRIEIYVSALAQNRGIKEVTEWMSKYSGVPVTELCQHRFLLYNQDATQHLFEVAAGLDSLVLGEGQILAQVKQVVKNSQGVPGFGRKISELFKHAITAGKRVRTETNISSGSVSISSAAVELALLKLPEYSSSMAPVLIVGAGKMGKLVIKHLVAKGFKKMVVVNRTEERVAAIREELKDADIIYKPFSEMLACAAQADVIFTCTASEAPLFIKESVQALPSVNSEDGGRRLFIDISVPRNVEPSVSELEGACIYNVDDLKEVVEANKEDRLRKKMEAEVIIAEEVKQFEAHKNSLETVPTIKKLRAYAERIRAAEIDKCLSKMGDDLPQNKKKAIYDLSLGIVNKLLHGPMQHLKCDGTENRTLSEILENMHALNRIFSLDTEISVLEEKIRAKIQQNQKLSS from the exons ATGGCGGTAGCGAGTGGCTTTGCGACCTCTTTTGCGGTTTCAGAGACAGGTGGCAGTTTCAATTGCGATAACTTAAGTTCTACGTCTACTCCTTCTTCTGTGGATTGTTTTCGTCATCAAGTTAGATTTTTTGGGAGTGGAAGAAGAATTAAGCCGTTGGTTTATTGGACGAAATCGCATTCTTTGAGGCCTAGATGTGAGGTTGCGAGTAACTCGGTGGTTAATAATGGTGAGAAGGAATTTAAAAGATCGAGTCTTTCTGCTTTGGAGCTTTTGAAAACATCTGCTGCTGATC GATATTCAAAGATGAGTAGCAGCATCATGGTTATTGGACTTAACATTCATACGACACCAGTTGAAATGCGAGAGAAACTTTCTATCCCAGAAGCACAATGGCCTCAAGCAATTCGTGAACTATGTTCCTTGAATCATATAGAGGAAGCTGCTGTATTGAGTACTTGTAACAGAATTGAAATATATGTTTCGGCGCTCGCCCAAAATCGTGGAATTAAAGAAGTGACCGAGTGGATGTCTAAG TATAGTGGAGTTCCAGTTACAGAGCTCTGCCAACACCGTTTTTTGCTATACAATCAAGATGCAACACAACACCTATTTGAAGTAGCTGCTGGACTAGATTCCCTAGTCCTGGGAGAAGGTCAAATTCTTGCACAGGTTAAGCAGGTTGTTAAGAATTCACAAGGTGTCCCTGGCTTTGGcaggaaaataagtgaactATTTAAGCATGCAATCACAGCTGGTAAGAGGGTTAGAACTGAGACCAATATCTCCAGCGGATCAGTTTCAATCAGTTCGGCTGCAGTGGAGCTTGCTCTGCTGAAACTTCCAGAGTATTCTTCTTCTATGGCCCCCGTGTTAATTGTTGGAGCTGGCAAGATGGGAAAGCTTGTGATCAAACATTTGGTTGCTAAAGGGTTTAAAAAGATGGTTGTAGTTAACAGGACCGAGGAAAGAGTTGCTGCCATCCGTGAGGAGTTGAAGGATGCTGATATAATATACAAACCTTTCTCAGAAATGTTAGCATGTGCTGCTCAGGCTGATGTAATATTCACTTGCACTGCTTCAGAAGCTCCTTTATTCATAAAGGAGAGTGTTCAAGCTCTCCCTTCAGTGAACTCTGAAGACGGTGGTCGGAGGCTATTTATTGATATTTCTGTTCCTCGGAATGTGGAGCCTAGTGTCTCAGAACTTGAAGGTGCATGTATTTACAATGTGGACGATCTTAAAGAGGTTGTGGAAGCTAATAAGGAGGATCGGTTGCGGAAGAAAATGGAAGCTGAAGTCATCATTGCTGAAGAAGTGAAACAATTTGAAGCACATAAAAACTCCCTTGAGACCGTTCCAACTATCAAAAAGCTCAGGGCATATGCTGAAAGAATTAGGGCTGCTGAGATTGACAAGTGTTTGTCTAAGATGGGTGATGATCTCCCCCAAAACAAGAAGAAGGCTATCTATGATCTCAGTCTAGGGATAGTGAACAAGCTGCTACATGGACCAATGCAGCATCTGAAATGTGATGGAACTGAAAACCGGACTTTGAGTGAGATACTTGAAAATATGCATGCGCTTAACAGAATATTTAGTCTTGATACAGAGATTTCTGTATTGGAAGAGAAGATACGAGCCAAGATACAACAGAATCAAAAGCTCTCTTCTTGA
- the LOC132064759 gene encoding peptide methionine sulfoxide reductase B5-like has translation MDSQILKFSTFAPSRTLIFNPKKVAHIHGLSNTQFRFVAMGAARSVQKSEDEWRAILSPEQFQILRQKGTEDQGSGEYNKFFGVGTYLCAGCGTPLYRSATKFNSPCGWPSFYEGLPGAINRNPDPDGMRMEITCAACGGHLGHVFKGEGFRTPTNERHCVNSISLKFKPPQF, from the exons atggaCTCTCAGATTCTGAAATTCTCAACATTTGCTCCTTCAAGAACTCTGATTTTCAACCCCAAAAAAGTAGCCCACATCCATGGGCTGTCTAATACCCAATTCAGGTTTGTAGCAATGGGTGCAGCAAGGTCAGTTCAGAAGTCAGAGGATGAATGGCGTGCCATTCTCTCCCCTGAGCAATTCCAGATTTTGAGGCAGAAAGGAACAGA GGATCAAGGGAGTGGGGAGTATAACAAGTTTTTTGGTGTAGGCACCTACCTCTGTGCTGGTTGTGGCACTCCCCTCTACAGGTCTGCAACCAAATTCAACTCACCCTGTGGCTGGCCTTCTTTTTATGAGGGTCTCCCCGGGGCCATAAATCGCAAT CCAGACCCAGACGGCATGAGGATGGAGATAACTTGTGCTGCTTGTGGAGGCCATCTTGGTCATGTTTTTAAAGGTGAAGGGTTTCGTACCCCAACGAATGAGCGCCATTGTGTCAACAGTATATCCCTCAAGTTCAAACCACCACAGTTTTAG